Genomic DNA from Williamwhitmania sp.:
AAGGGTTGCCTCTACAAGCAAGGTTATATTCTAACCGATCCCGAGAAAACCATCAGGGTAAGGCTTACCGATACCGATGGTTATCTTACAATAAAGGGGATAACCCAGGGCAGCGTGAGGCAGGAATTCGAATACCTTATTCCACCAGAGGAGGCTATGGAGTTGCTTCACAACTTTGCCTCAAACCTCGTGGAGAAGGTTCGCTACAAGGTTCAGCTGGGGGGCAAAACCTGGGAGGTAGACGAGTTTATTGGTGCCAACGAGGGCTTGCTGGTGGCCGAAATCGAGTTGGTATATGAGAATGAGCCATTTGAGCAACCAGTATGGCTTGGCAAGGAGGTTACCAACGATAGTCGATACTACAACTCCAACCTAGCACAGCACCCATTTAGCAGCTGGCGATAAAAAAATCCCCCGGGAAAATTGGGGGATTTGTTTTTACTTAAAAGTGCTTTAGTAGTAAATGTAG
This window encodes:
- a CDS encoding CYTH domain-containing protein, whose amino-acid sequence is MGLEIERKFLVDREKWNQEDKGKGCLYKQGYILTDPEKTIRVRLTDTDGYLTIKGITQGSVRQEFEYLIPPEEAMELLHNFASNLVEKVRYKVQLGGKTWEVDEFIGANEGLLVAEIELVYENEPFEQPVWLGKEVTNDSRYYNSNLAQHPFSSWR